From one Streptomyces sp. NBC_01478 genomic stretch:
- a CDS encoding DUF1697 domain-containing protein, producing MTTYAALLRGINVGGNKKLPMAELRTLLEGLGHESVRTYLQSGQAVFTSGHGDEESLAAELAQAIEKRFGFTVDVIVRDHAYLSAIADNCPFPAAELEAKQLHVTYFSVPPGEARFTELDQAAYLPEEFRLGDRALYLYAPDGLGRSKLGAELARPRRNKGLIATSRNWNTVLKLVELTGS from the coding sequence ATGACGACATACGCGGCGCTCCTGCGCGGAATCAACGTGGGCGGCAACAAGAAGCTCCCGATGGCCGAGCTGCGCACGCTCCTCGAAGGCCTCGGACACGAGAGCGTCCGCACCTATCTGCAGAGCGGCCAGGCCGTGTTCACGAGCGGCCACGGCGACGAGGAGTCCCTCGCGGCGGAACTCGCGCAGGCGATCGAGAAGCGGTTCGGCTTCACGGTCGACGTCATCGTCCGCGACCACGCCTACCTGAGCGCGATCGCCGACAACTGCCCTTTCCCGGCAGCCGAGTTGGAGGCCAAGCAACTCCACGTCACCTACTTCTCGGTACCGCCCGGCGAAGCCCGCTTCACGGAACTGGACCAAGCCGCCTACCTCCCCGAGGAGTTCCGCCTCGGCGACCGAGCCCTTTACCTCTACGCCCCCGACGGCCTCGGCCGCTCCAAGCTCGGCGCGGAACTGGCCCGGCCGCGGCGGAACAAGGGGCTGATCGCGACGAGCCGCAACTGGAACACGGTCCTCAAACTCGTGGAGCTGACCGGTAGTTGA
- a CDS encoding TIGR03086 family metal-binding protein, whose translation MSNHDLHPYMIECAAEAARVARGVSAARLDDPTHCPDWDVRAMVNHWVLYTSHGLEHRALRKQLSEELTARDFTADPDWAEAYAAQLDRAVAAWADPAVWEGEVDLGMAKMPADELASMIIKELAVHGWDVATATGQRYAVSDGAARLVLDVVEKHGDLYRQYDGFADPVPVPDDAPVFERALASSGRDPRQSPAGTGGPSVD comes from the coding sequence ATGAGCAACCACGACCTGCATCCGTACATGATCGAATGCGCCGCCGAGGCGGCCCGTGTCGCGCGCGGTGTCAGCGCGGCCCGGCTCGACGACCCCACGCACTGCCCCGACTGGGACGTCCGCGCGATGGTCAACCACTGGGTCCTCTACACCTCGCACGGCCTGGAGCACCGAGCTCTGCGCAAGCAGCTCTCCGAGGAGCTGACCGCGCGCGACTTCACCGCCGATCCGGACTGGGCGGAGGCCTACGCCGCCCAACTGGACCGGGCCGTCGCCGCCTGGGCGGACCCGGCGGTGTGGGAGGGCGAGGTCGACCTCGGCATGGCGAAGATGCCGGCCGACGAACTCGCCTCGATGATCATCAAGGAGCTGGCCGTCCACGGCTGGGACGTCGCCACGGCCACCGGTCAGCGGTACGCCGTCTCGGACGGGGCGGCCCGTCTCGTCCTCGACGTGGTCGAGAAGCACGGCGACCTCTACCGCCAGTACGACGGCTTCGCCGACCCGGTACCCGTACCGGACGACGCCCCCGTCTTCGAGCGCGCCCTCGCGTCCAGCGGACGGGACCCCCGCCAATCACCTGCCGGTACCGGGGGACCCTCCGTCGACTGA
- a CDS encoding TRAFAC clade GTPase domain-containing protein, whose product MTAASPLLILAVWTGIIAVGLCLGRVLWVFLWIGTRSVWQGLGPWQPGRPDQRVPLVAAGAEPAHLGYYWRQLWVDAWTAGAYGMRFVWTVFRDVWLRRTVRNLFLGRNPSGRRGRAPINRFGYIVLVAPGTFVGALLGAVLATVLLAVSLLYFGLLVGLVWLGCATAVPVLRGVERSWALTRGIRVKCPYPGCYRPVPLAVHRCSGCAKPHKSLRPGRYGVLGHGCVCGQRLPTTRLAGRGRLTALCPYCDRVLPEIVGTTRVVHAPLVGGTSSGKTMLMAAMVEGLHAWDRRGDLRVEYASADDRHTFNDLNQELNSTGWAHATTGGQPRALMLTVTRGRRRRLLYLYDPMGESVSEAERVRAQKYLEHTDGVVLVADVLADVKVRGRLLDTEDAERVGAARPSTQGPWETYQRLTGELNALTGRRRGRLSVAAVVTKRDVLDQLVTLPKPGARVDSWLAEIGLGGLVRALGHDFKEARYWAVSAHAATGAGPLESEQRRAAEPVLWLLAVSGLKTAALTGTPGAAPEKKRYTPA is encoded by the coding sequence ATGACCGCCGCCTCACCGCTGCTGATCCTGGCCGTCTGGACCGGGATCATCGCGGTCGGGCTGTGCTTGGGCCGGGTGCTGTGGGTGTTCCTGTGGATCGGCACACGGTCCGTGTGGCAGGGCCTGGGACCATGGCAGCCGGGCCGCCCCGACCAGCGCGTCCCGCTCGTCGCCGCGGGCGCCGAACCCGCCCATCTCGGCTACTACTGGCGGCAGTTGTGGGTGGACGCGTGGACGGCCGGCGCGTACGGGATGCGGTTCGTGTGGACGGTGTTCCGCGATGTGTGGCTGCGCCGGACGGTACGGAACCTGTTCCTGGGCCGGAACCCGTCGGGCCGTCGCGGCCGGGCGCCGATCAACCGCTTCGGGTACATCGTCCTCGTGGCCCCGGGCACCTTCGTGGGCGCACTGCTCGGCGCCGTGCTCGCCACCGTCCTGCTCGCTGTGTCCCTGCTGTACTTCGGGCTGCTGGTCGGCCTGGTGTGGCTGGGCTGCGCGACGGCGGTCCCGGTGCTGCGCGGAGTGGAGCGAAGCTGGGCGCTGACCCGCGGGATCCGCGTCAAGTGCCCCTACCCGGGCTGCTATCGCCCGGTCCCGCTGGCCGTGCACCGCTGCTCCGGCTGCGCGAAGCCGCACAAGTCCCTACGGCCCGGACGGTACGGCGTGCTGGGCCACGGCTGTGTGTGCGGGCAGCGGCTGCCCACGACGCGGCTCGCGGGGCGCGGCAGACTCACCGCGCTCTGCCCGTACTGCGACCGGGTGCTGCCCGAGATCGTCGGCACCACCCGCGTCGTGCACGCCCCTCTCGTGGGCGGCACCTCTTCCGGCAAGACGATGCTGATGGCGGCCATGGTCGAGGGCCTGCACGCCTGGGACCGGCGCGGCGACCTGCGCGTCGAGTACGCCTCCGCCGACGACCGCCATACGTTCAACGATCTCAACCAGGAGCTGAACAGCACCGGTTGGGCCCACGCCACGACCGGCGGCCAGCCGCGCGCCCTGATGCTGACGGTGACCCGCGGCCGACGGCGTCGGCTGCTGTATCTCTACGACCCGATGGGCGAGTCGGTGAGCGAGGCCGAACGGGTGCGCGCCCAGAAGTACTTGGAGCACACCGACGGCGTCGTCCTGGTCGCCGACGTGCTGGCCGACGTAAAGGTGCGCGGGCGGCTGCTCGACACGGAGGACGCCGAACGGGTCGGAGCTGCCCGCCCGTCCACGCAGGGCCCGTGGGAGACGTACCAGCGGCTCACCGGTGAGCTGAACGCGCTGACCGGCCGGCGGCGCGGGCGGCTGTCCGTGGCGGCCGTCGTCACCAAGCGGGATGTCCTGGACCAGTTGGTCACCCTGCCGAAGCCGGGGGCGCGGGTCGATTCCTGGCTGGCGGAGATCGGCCTCGGCGGACTCGTCCGGGCGCTCGGGCACGACTTCAAGGAGGCCCGCTACTGGGCGGTGAGCGCCCATGCCGCCACCGGCGCCGGACCGCTGGAGAGCGAGCAACGCCGGGCCGCGGAGCCGGTGTTGTGGCTGCTCGCGGTCTCGGGGCTGAAGACCGCCGCACTCACCGGCACACCTGGCGCCGCACCGGAGAAGAAGAGGTACACGCCGGCATGA
- a CDS encoding vWA domain-containing protein, which yields MANRPVHFIWLLDCSYSMQGEKIGQLNYGIREAIPEMRSVAHDNPAAQLLLRTVTFSTTAQWLHQTPVPVDDFTWRDIEVDGMTNLGEALHLVSRELQTPPMPQRALKPVLALVSDGVPTDDWRAGLKAIDATPWGRKAVRVAIAIGADADRSVLQEFLGNPELQPLDANSPKQLAAAIRWASTAAVKAASQPVAGDSSAPTLTKQPYAPPVVDDDDDDVW from the coding sequence ATGGCGAACCGGCCGGTCCACTTCATCTGGCTGCTCGACTGCTCGTACTCGATGCAGGGCGAGAAGATCGGCCAGCTCAACTACGGGATCAGAGAAGCGATCCCGGAGATGCGGTCGGTGGCCCACGACAACCCTGCGGCCCAACTGCTGCTGCGGACCGTCACGTTCTCCACCACGGCCCAGTGGCTCCATCAGACCCCGGTCCCCGTCGACGACTTCACCTGGCGGGACATCGAGGTGGACGGCATGACCAACCTCGGTGAGGCCCTGCACCTGGTCTCGCGCGAACTGCAGACTCCGCCGATGCCGCAGCGCGCGCTGAAGCCGGTGCTGGCGCTGGTGTCGGACGGGGTGCCCACGGACGACTGGCGGGCGGGCCTGAAGGCGATCGACGCGACACCGTGGGGCCGTAAGGCGGTACGGGTCGCGATCGCGATCGGCGCCGACGCGGACCGCAGTGTGCTCCAGGAGTTCCTGGGCAACCCCGAGTTGCAGCCACTGGACGCCAACAGCCCCAAGCAGTTGGCGGCGGCGATCCGTTGGGCGTCGACGGCGGCGGTGAAGGCGGCCTCGCAGCCGGTCGCGGGCGACTCGTCCGCCCCGACCCTCACCAAGCAGCCGTACGCGCCGCCGGTCGTCGACGACGACGATGACGACGTGTGGTGA
- a CDS encoding TRAFAC clade GTPase domain-containing protein, whose protein sequence is MTTVICPYCFARTSAAKLPYRCLMTPSGVRGGTPCGPQRDDVWAGFVGPGVNPAALLRGPVFAPARGMAALASGLRSGSGSSVPCPDCGVTTTVRVCASCHSDLPSDYCDQDSRIIALVGAKASGKSTYVSVLVNELNQRVGQAYHASLAAMGQSTQQRDREMAEDLYERLRLPDATRPAALGFNDPLLYRLSVPRRGRLGNGTRHTTLVFFDAAGEDLAGAEAMDRYTRYLSAADGIILLVDPLQLGSVRDRLPLQDGPPLPMVETPPQQIAADLAAQLRAHGKGGSRGRVSTPIAVAVTKTDMLKPLLDAHSPVLRNAPHPEGTYDEDDRLTVHEEIRSLMADWDSGALMRQLELDFDRLSMFGLSALGAPPPADAPADVPKSGPQPVRVEDPLLWLLALRGVLPVRTAGKGRTK, encoded by the coding sequence ATGACGACCGTCATCTGCCCCTACTGCTTCGCCCGTACCTCGGCGGCGAAACTGCCCTACCGGTGTCTGATGACCCCGAGCGGGGTGCGCGGGGGCACACCCTGCGGGCCCCAACGGGACGATGTCTGGGCCGGGTTCGTGGGACCCGGCGTGAATCCGGCGGCCCTGCTGCGGGGGCCGGTGTTCGCCCCGGCGCGCGGGATGGCCGCGCTGGCGTCCGGACTGCGCTCCGGCTCCGGGAGCAGCGTGCCCTGCCCGGACTGCGGGGTGACCACGACCGTCCGGGTGTGCGCGTCCTGCCACAGTGACCTGCCCAGCGACTACTGCGACCAGGACAGCCGCATCATCGCGCTGGTCGGCGCGAAGGCCTCCGGCAAGAGCACCTATGTGTCCGTGCTGGTCAACGAGTTGAACCAGCGGGTCGGGCAGGCCTATCACGCCTCGCTGGCGGCGATGGGGCAGTCCACGCAGCAGCGGGACCGGGAGATGGCGGAGGATCTGTACGAGCGGCTGCGGCTGCCGGACGCGACCCGGCCGGCGGCGCTCGGCTTCAACGACCCACTGCTGTACCGGCTGAGCGTGCCCCGCCGCGGGAGACTCGGCAACGGCACCCGGCACACCACGCTGGTCTTCTTCGACGCGGCCGGCGAGGACCTCGCGGGCGCCGAGGCGATGGACCGGTACACGCGCTATCTCAGCGCGGCCGACGGCATCATCCTGCTGGTCGACCCCCTGCAACTGGGCTCCGTGCGCGACCGGTTGCCGCTCCAGGACGGTCCGCCGCTGCCCATGGTGGAGACCCCGCCGCAGCAGATCGCCGCCGATCTGGCCGCCCAGTTGCGCGCCCACGGCAAGGGCGGTTCGCGGGGGCGGGTGAGCACGCCGATCGCGGTGGCGGTGACGAAGACGGACATGCTGAAGCCGCTGCTGGACGCGCATTCGCCGGTGCTGCGCAACGCGCCGCATCCGGAGGGCACCTACGACGAGGACGACCGGCTCACCGTGCACGAGGAGATCCGCTCGCTGATGGCGGACTGGGACTCGGGGGCGCTGATGCGCCAACTGGAGCTGGACTTCGACCGGTTGTCGATGTTCGGGCTCTCGGCGCTGGGTGCGCCGCCGCCCGCCGACGCGCCCGCGGACGTACCGAAGTCGGGGCCGCAGCCGGTGCGGGTGGAGGATCCCCTGCTGTGGCTGCTGGCGCTGCGCGGAGTGCTGCCGGTCCGTACCGCCGGGAAGGGGCGAACCAAGTGA
- a CDS encoding serine/threonine-protein kinase, with protein MSGMLDSGTRLTAQNGEEIQIVDMLGAGGQGEVYRVKTPGGDKALKWYYPTCATAEQDAIVRELVERDFDDDRFLWPEAYVPAYKGSFGYLMGLRPDHFKGLPALFRRQLRTTTRALLTACLYTVEAYQALHSRGIAYRDISWGNIFFDPDTGDVLVCDNDNAVVEGDVSGISGTMEFMAPELVRGEPGARPGTQSDLHSLAVLLFMFLMNHHPLKGKRELGIHCLDEAAERKLYGKSPLFVFDPVDDSNAPDPVEHATVLATWGAAAGKLQDLFRSQFTVGLRDPAARVRESEWRDALRAVLDSVVECASCGRQNMTEPGENPPPRACWGCGTQLVLPPRLVVTTPPPRTERHIRLGRAARVQAHHLLAEPTRHDCSDASLVAELVEHPSKPGRFGIANRSQQTWTGTRSDGTSQQIGPGQTVPLRSGLELDLGGGARAVVKAK; from the coding sequence ATGAGCGGCATGCTCGACAGCGGCACACGGCTGACCGCGCAGAACGGCGAAGAGATCCAGATCGTCGACATGCTGGGCGCGGGCGGCCAGGGCGAGGTGTACCGGGTCAAGACCCCGGGCGGCGACAAGGCCCTCAAGTGGTACTACCCGACGTGTGCGACCGCGGAACAGGACGCGATCGTACGGGAGTTGGTGGAGCGGGACTTCGACGACGACCGGTTCCTGTGGCCCGAGGCGTATGTGCCCGCGTACAAAGGGTCGTTCGGGTATCTCATGGGGCTGCGCCCGGACCACTTCAAGGGGCTGCCCGCACTGTTCCGGCGTCAACTGCGCACCACAACACGCGCGTTGCTGACGGCGTGCCTGTACACGGTGGAGGCGTACCAGGCGCTGCACTCGCGGGGCATCGCGTACCGGGACATCTCCTGGGGCAACATCTTCTTCGACCCGGACACCGGTGACGTGCTGGTCTGCGACAACGACAACGCGGTGGTGGAGGGGGACGTCAGCGGCATCTCCGGGACGATGGAGTTCATGGCCCCGGAACTGGTCCGCGGCGAGCCGGGCGCCCGCCCGGGCACCCAGTCCGACCTGCACTCCCTCGCCGTGCTCCTGTTCATGTTCCTGATGAACCATCATCCGCTGAAGGGGAAGCGGGAGTTGGGCATCCACTGCCTGGACGAGGCGGCGGAGCGCAAGCTGTACGGCAAGAGCCCGCTGTTCGTCTTCGACCCGGTGGACGACTCGAACGCGCCCGACCCGGTGGAGCACGCGACCGTGCTGGCCACCTGGGGCGCGGCGGCCGGGAAGCTCCAGGACCTGTTCCGCAGCCAGTTCACGGTCGGGCTGCGGGATCCGGCGGCCCGGGTCCGTGAGTCGGAGTGGCGGGACGCGCTGCGGGCCGTACTGGACTCGGTCGTGGAGTGCGCCTCGTGCGGCCGGCAGAACATGACGGAGCCGGGCGAGAACCCGCCGCCCCGGGCCTGTTGGGGCTGCGGCACCCAGCTCGTGCTGCCGCCCCGCCTGGTGGTGACCACTCCCCCGCCGCGCACCGAGCGCCACATCCGGCTGGGCCGGGCGGCCCGGGTGCAGGCCCACCATCTCCTGGCGGAGCCGACCCGGCACGACTGCTCGGACGCGAGCCTGGTCGCCGAACTGGTCGAACACCCGTCGAAGCCGGGCCGGTTCGGCATCGCCAACCGCTCACAGCAGACGTGGACGGGGACCCGCTCCGACGGCACCTCGCAGCAGATCGGTCCCGGTCAGACGGTGCCGCTGCGGTCGGGGCTCGAACTGGACCTCGGGGGCGGGGCGCGGGCGGTGGTCAAGGCGAAGTGA
- a CDS encoding GTPase-associated protein 1-related protein, with amino-acid sequence MTLAQLHYTSAPPGPDGSGFRFTAVSAGVPQGLLREAEQLIGYEPPRDCPARPDAEQLKGFPKAFSFSELADGGRLLSRSVYIGADYSGRWGNFHAHAVHLPPGTRLPDGVLPITAWESPRWADTTPPGGRPQSVDRIEPSGLLRKDALVAFAVSRAGWLAPFFADLRAVAADPGAGQIVVVEHDSADVAQWIALACAVLPREQAHRLTFTTYTRRPQQARQQLVGALPSSESVAHDHRYRVHDCTGQQPSGPVTDTWAEVCARIWRAGRPDLFHNTPEDLGQLATTALIAGIALRPDARTAAARWATEHAGALPDETLTALVAGLCGGPLAGSGWADGHDSAGHGQAALSSPGSADDEQAALAALLDQLDGQVPAVVSAPLAARVLASAVLGKGPVPALRAGSLTPWAHDELARDLAPALRAGLADPAEPPAGRPLALLRVADLLGIDCQDQLPDLAGRLARELVNEPTATPDPDGDRSRSRDLRAPGQPSPDQWPRTGADPLHAPPARSPQAPGQPRPTGPPEGAARPAVGCPPAVLDAVHAHPGLRVALFGSLNALAASEPAAVARALTGSGLPVDFHPGFPHLRMCVTPVGARDRLARFREVLRTAGVSPLADPAVLRTALGLTWPGELPTGLEASLLLNELGSDTHRTAGTRDLLIEAALTAPPDDRDVPALAEDLLRCFGTELRPGQRAALLLLELAGLLGTEGESDEWVTRVLNLKNGAAEPVPDPVVDRAFQVLAWRLLEGQVPTNELYALARSGETRLLETYEKAGRSDRVGDRLRTSPAYVAARFCDWSAFPGTHPAWEETRTALLGKVLRPVVRALPAEDQTEVEAVLGRAGRGKLDAYRTWNRPGALGRLAGRLSGRGRRPDQADVWPGDVEPPTEGGRR; translated from the coding sequence GTGACCCTGGCCCAACTGCACTACACCTCGGCGCCGCCCGGCCCCGACGGCTCCGGCTTCCGTTTCACCGCGGTCAGCGCGGGGGTTCCGCAGGGGCTGTTGCGGGAGGCCGAGCAGCTCATCGGGTACGAGCCGCCGCGCGACTGTCCGGCCCGGCCCGACGCGGAACAGCTCAAGGGGTTCCCGAAGGCCTTCAGCTTCAGTGAACTCGCGGACGGCGGGCGGCTGTTGAGCCGCTCGGTGTACATCGGCGCCGACTACAGCGGACGCTGGGGCAACTTCCACGCGCACGCCGTGCATCTGCCGCCCGGGACCCGGCTGCCGGACGGGGTGCTGCCCATCACCGCCTGGGAGTCGCCGCGTTGGGCGGACACGACTCCCCCGGGCGGCAGGCCGCAGTCGGTCGACCGCATCGAGCCGTCCGGGCTGCTCCGCAAGGACGCGCTGGTCGCGTTCGCGGTGTCCCGGGCCGGGTGGCTCGCGCCGTTCTTCGCCGATCTGCGGGCGGTCGCCGCGGATCCGGGGGCCGGGCAGATCGTGGTCGTGGAGCACGACAGCGCCGATGTGGCCCAGTGGATCGCGCTCGCCTGCGCGGTGCTGCCCCGCGAACAGGCGCACCGGCTCACCTTCACGACGTACACCCGCCGCCCCCAGCAGGCCCGCCAGCAGCTCGTCGGCGCGCTGCCGTCCTCGGAGTCCGTCGCCCACGACCACCGCTACCGGGTCCACGACTGCACCGGGCAGCAGCCGTCCGGGCCGGTCACCGACACCTGGGCCGAGGTGTGCGCCCGGATCTGGCGTGCGGGCCGCCCCGACCTGTTCCACAACACCCCCGAAGACCTGGGCCAGTTGGCGACCACGGCACTGATCGCGGGCATCGCCCTGCGCCCGGACGCCCGTACGGCGGCGGCCCGTTGGGCGACCGAACACGCGGGCGCGCTGCCGGACGAGACGCTCACGGCACTGGTCGCGGGGCTGTGCGGCGGGCCCCTGGCGGGTTCGGGGTGGGCGGACGGCCACGACTCGGCAGGCCACGGGCAGGCGGCACTGTCGTCCCCTGGCTCGGCGGACGACGAACAGGCCGCGCTGGCCGCCCTGTTGGACCAACTGGACGGGCAGGTGCCGGCCGTCGTGTCGGCGCCGCTCGCCGCGCGGGTGCTGGCGTCGGCGGTGCTCGGCAAGGGGCCGGTGCCCGCGCTGCGGGCCGGGTCCCTGACCCCGTGGGCCCATGACGAGCTGGCCCGCGATCTCGCGCCCGCGCTGCGGGCCGGCCTCGCCGACCCGGCGGAGCCGCCCGCCGGACGACCGCTCGCGCTGCTGCGGGTCGCGGACCTGCTCGGCATCGACTGCCAGGACCAACTCCCCGATCTCGCCGGGAGGTTGGCGAGGGAGTTGGTGAACGAGCCGACGGCCACGCCCGATCCGGACGGCGACCGGAGCCGGTCACGGGACCTCCGGGCGCCGGGACAGCCGAGCCCGGACCAGTGGCCCCGCACGGGCGCGGATCCGCTGCACGCCCCACCGGCGCGCAGCCCGCAAGCACCCGGACAGCCGAGGCCCACCGGTCCCCCGGAGGGCGCCGCCCGTCCCGCCGTGGGCTGCCCGCCCGCGGTGCTCGACGCGGTGCACGCCCATCCCGGGTTGCGGGTGGCGCTGTTCGGGTCGCTCAACGCGCTCGCCGCGTCCGAACCCGCCGCTGTGGCACGGGCGTTGACGGGCTCCGGGCTGCCCGTGGACTTCCACCCCGGTTTTCCGCATCTGCGGATGTGTGTCACGCCCGTCGGGGCGCGCGACCGGCTCGCGCGGTTCCGTGAGGTGCTGCGGACGGCGGGTGTCTCTCCGCTGGCCGACCCCGCCGTACTGCGTACCGCCCTGGGCCTCACTTGGCCCGGCGAGCTGCCGACGGGCCTGGAGGCGAGCCTGCTGCTGAACGAGCTGGGGTCCGACACCCACCGCACGGCCGGTACCCGGGACCTGCTGATCGAGGCCGCCCTCACCGCGCCCCCGGACGACCGTGACGTACCGGCGCTCGCGGAGGACCTGCTGCGCTGCTTCGGCACGGAACTGCGGCCCGGGCAGCGCGCGGCCCTGCTTCTCCTGGAACTGGCCGGGCTGCTCGGCACCGAGGGGGAGAGCGACGAGTGGGTCACCAGGGTGCTGAATCTGAAGAACGGTGCCGCCGAGCCGGTGCCGGACCCGGTCGTCGACCGTGCCTTCCAGGTCCTCGCGTGGCGGCTCCTCGAAGGGCAGGTGCCGACCAACGAGCTGTACGCGCTAGCTCGTTCGGGTGAAACGCGACTGCTGGAGACGTACGAAAAGGCGGGCCGTTCCGACCGCGTGGGCGACCGGCTGCGGACCTCGCCGGCGTATGTCGCCGCCCGGTTCTGCGACTGGAGCGCGTTCCCGGGAACCCATCCGGCCTGGGAAGAGACCCGGACCGCCCTGCTCGGGAAGGTGCTGCGGCCGGTCGTGCGGGCGCTGCCCGCCGAGGACCAGACCGAGGTCGAAGCGGTGCTCGGGCGCGCGGGCCGGGGCAAGCTCGACGCGTACCGGACCTGGAACCGCCCCGGCGCCCTGGGACGTCTCGCGGGACGGCTGTCCGGACGTGGACGGCGCCCGGACCAGGCCGACGTGTGGCCCGGGGACGTGGAACCACCGACCGAGGGAGGCCGCCGATGA
- a CDS encoding ketopantoate reductase family protein produces MRYIIIGAGAVGGAIGGRLAGAGCEVVLVARGAQRAALAEHGLRLKVPDGASTYRLPVVEGPAELGELRTDDVLVLAVKTQDSEAALAVWGPAPVAGGGTAAERLPVVCAQNGVESQRLALRRFRRVYGVCVWLPATFVEPGVVAAEGTPLTGILHLGRFPRGTDETARLIAADLEKSRLEAPVVPDVTRWQYAKLLSNLVNAVEAVAGPLGDEAGLAFYRRVRAEGVAALDAAGIAYASAEEEKEARGDRIQLVEIEGLPRGGGSSWQSLNRGTGTIEADYLNGEIALLGRLHGVPTPLNDLLQRLANEFARERRAPGSLPFDELVRLADEAVAFVQES; encoded by the coding sequence ATGCGCTACATCATCATCGGAGCAGGGGCGGTCGGCGGGGCCATCGGCGGCCGGCTGGCCGGGGCGGGGTGCGAGGTCGTGCTGGTCGCGCGGGGTGCGCAGCGAGCGGCGCTGGCCGAGCACGGGTTGCGGCTCAAGGTGCCGGACGGGGCGTCGACGTATCGGCTGCCGGTCGTCGAAGGGCCCGCGGAACTGGGCGAGTTGAGGACCGACGACGTGCTCGTGCTGGCCGTCAAGACGCAGGACAGCGAGGCCGCGCTGGCGGTCTGGGGCCCGGCGCCGGTCGCCGGTGGCGGTACCGCTGCCGAGCGGCTGCCCGTCGTCTGCGCGCAGAACGGGGTGGAGAGCCAGCGGCTGGCGCTGCGCCGTTTCCGGCGGGTCTACGGCGTCTGCGTCTGGCTGCCCGCGACCTTCGTCGAGCCGGGTGTCGTCGCCGCCGAGGGCACCCCGCTCACCGGCATCCTGCACCTCGGCCGCTTTCCGCGCGGCACGGACGAGACCGCCCGGCTGATCGCCGCCGACCTGGAGAAGTCGAGGCTCGAGGCGCCGGTCGTGCCGGACGTGACGCGCTGGCAGTACGCCAAGCTGCTCAGCAATCTGGTCAACGCCGTCGAGGCGGTCGCCGGGCCGCTCGGCGACGAGGCGGGCCTGGCGTTCTACCGGCGGGTGCGGGCCGAGGGCGTGGCCGCGCTCGACGCGGCCGGGATCGCGTACGCGAGCGCCGAGGAGGAGAAGGAGGCGCGCGGCGACAGGATCCAGCTCGTGGAGATCGAAGGCCTCCCGCGCGGCGGCGGCTCCTCCTGGCAGTCGCTGAACCGGGGCACCGGCACCATCGAGGCCGACTACCTCAACGGCGAGATCGCGCTGCTGGGGCGGCTGCACGGCGTCCCGACCCCGCTCAACGACCTGCTGCAACGGCTCGCGAACGAGTTCGCGCGCGAGCGCCGGGCACCCGGTTCGCTGCCGTTCGACGAGCTGGTCCGGCTGGCCGACGAGGCTGTCGCGTTTGTTCAAGAGTCCTGA
- a CDS encoding PP2C family serine/threonine-protein phosphatase, with the protein MVTHGVRRWETLAESVRGVGKKRNQDWFTCQGSGSGEDPLLLAVADGHGSARYTRSEIGARFAVDRFVGRAELFARAARDCHEPGRLARLMTYARDDFPRALVQDWREAALGHWDRHRPVADAGTPEPRQSEKLLLYGTTLIGAVLTPWLFVAWQIGDGDLAVVEHDGTLSRPLAPVEEDLGDETESLCGKEAWSAVRMHWAPVFDQARTPRLVVLSTDGLSKSFASADGYRQFVAGLDGRLAADGYEGVREVLPQWLEQASKYSGDDTTLAAALRHVSTVTGGPPDRAPDGPAVVPPMDTERKTET; encoded by the coding sequence GTGGTGACACACGGGGTGCGACGGTGGGAGACGCTGGCCGAGAGCGTGCGGGGCGTCGGGAAGAAGCGCAACCAGGACTGGTTCACGTGCCAGGGCTCCGGTTCCGGCGAGGACCCGCTGCTGCTGGCGGTGGCCGACGGACACGGCTCGGCCCGCTACACCCGCAGCGAGATCGGCGCGCGCTTCGCCGTGGACCGCTTCGTGGGCCGGGCCGAGCTGTTCGCCCGGGCGGCCCGCGACTGCCATGAACCGGGCCGCCTGGCCCGGCTGATGACCTACGCCCGCGACGACTTCCCGCGCGCCCTCGTGCAGGACTGGCGCGAGGCGGCCCTCGGCCACTGGGACCGCCACCGCCCGGTCGCCGACGCGGGCACACCGGAACCACGGCAGAGCGAGAAACTCCTGCTCTACGGCACGACGTTGATCGGTGCCGTGCTGACGCCGTGGCTGTTCGTGGCCTGGCAGATCGGCGACGGCGATCTCGCGGTGGTCGAGCACGACGGCACGCTGAGCCGGCCGCTGGCCCCGGTCGAGGAGGATCTCGGCGACGAGACGGAGTCGCTGTGCGGCAAGGAGGCGTGGAGCGCGGTGCGGATGCACTGGGCGCCGGTGTTCGACCAGGCCCGCACACCACGCCTGGTGGTCCTGTCGACGGACGGCCTGTCGAAGAGCTTCGCCTCGGCCGACGGCTACCGGCAGTTCGTGGCGGGCCTGGACGGCCGACTGGCGGCGGACGGCTACGAGGGGGTGCGCGAGGTGCTCCCCCAGTGGCTGGAGCAGGCCTCGAAGTACTCGGGCGACGACACGACCCTGGCGGCGGCGCTGCGGCATGTGTCGACGGTGACGGGCGGCCCACCGGACCGCGCACCGGACGGCCCGGCGGTTGTCCCGCCCATGGATACGGAACGGAAGACGGAGACATAG